One stretch of Oncorhynchus keta strain PuntledgeMale-10-30-2019 chromosome 18, Oket_V2, whole genome shotgun sequence DNA includes these proteins:
- the LOC118396936 gene encoding GTPase IMAP family member 8-like, giving the protein MAAHSSTTLGQDPCISKRILLLLGERLSGKSSVGNTILGKREFDTGIMTSHSSKRKGTVAGRQVTVVDTPGWYVWRSTPGRVAQELGRALSLCSLGPHAILLVVSAIGDFSQGEWRAMEEHLRQIQAPIWQRAIVLLTHGAEIPRGTSAEEHIRGKGKSLLWLVERCGNKFHVLDSHARDKQVQVQLLLEKIDRMVEINRRPREIQERLYTQVRESLRMGGGKQQGEDIEMLVMQDMRTRQNQRVTAVVPIETSKCRPAAFGLVLLGRRCSGKSSAGNTILGRREFSSGKRTVHCVVGQGEVGGRTVTVVDTPGWSLYGLSKPKQVRLEMRGSASLCPYGVVCTFLLAIPVDSFTEKDRCAVEKYLSVLGEGVWRSTMVLFTYGDELRGRTIEEHIEKTGEPLRGLLAKCSHRYHVLDNNIKGDLTQVVELLQMVEQL; this is encoded by the exons ATGGCAGCTCACAGTTCAACCACTCTTG GTCAAGACCCATGTATTTCAAAGCGGATCCTGCTTTTActtggagagagactgagtggaaAGAGCTCAGTGGGGAACACCATCTTGGGCAAGAGGGAATTTGACACAGGGATTATGACAAGTCACAGCTCCAAGAGGAAGGGCACTGTTGCAGGAAGACAGGTGACTGTGGTGGACACTCCTGGATGGTACGTCTGGAGAAGCACCCCTGGCAGAGTGGCACAGGAGCTGGGGCGAGCCCTGTCCCTCTGTTCCCTGGGTCCCCATGCCATCCTCCTGGTGGTCTCTGCCATAGGGGACTTCAGTCAGGGAGAATGGAGGGCCATGGAGGAGCACCTGAGGCAGATCCAGGCCCCTATCTGGCAGCGAGCTATAGTGCTCCTCACCCACGGAGCTGAGATACCAAGAGGAACCTCAGCTGAGGAACACATCCGAGGGAAGGGCAAGAGTCTCCTGTGGCTTGTGGAGAGGTGTGGGAACAAGTTCCATGTTCTGGACAGCCACGCCAGGGACAAACAGGTTCAGGTCCAATTGCTGTTGGAGAAGATTGATAGGATGGTTGAGATAAATAGGCGTCCAAGGGAAATACAGGAGAGGTTGTACACCCAGGTGAGAGAGAGCttgaggatgggaggagggaaaCAGCAGGGAGAGGACATAGAAATGCTTGTCATGCAGGACATGAGGACAAGGCAGAACCAGCGGGTCACAGCAGTGGTACCCATAG AGACATCTAAATGTAGGCCAGCTGCGTTTGGCCTTGTGCTGCTGGGAAGAAGATGTTCTGGGAAGAGTTCAGCAGGAAATACCATTCTTGGCAGAAGAGAGTTTAGTAGTGGCAAAAGAACAGTCCATTGTGtggtgggacagggagaggtgggagggaggacagtcacGGTGGTGGACACTCCCGGTTGGAGTCTCTACGGTCTGTCCAAACCGAAGCAGGTCAGACTGGAGATGAGAGGCAGTGCATCCCTGTGCCCCTATGGGGTAGTTTGTACATTCCTCTTGGCCATACCTGTTGACTCCTTCACAGAGAAAGATAGGTGTGCTGTGGAGAAATACCTGAGTGTTTTGGGTGAGGGGGTATGGAGAAGCACCATGGTGCTTTTCACCTATGGTGATGAGTTAAGAGGCAGAACCATTGAGGAGCACATTGAGAAGACTGGAGAACCCCTCCGTGGGCTGCTGGCGAAGTGTTCTCACAGGTACCATGTCTTAGATAACAATATTAAGGGCGATCTAACCCAGGTTGTCGAGCTGTTGCAGATGGTGGAGCAGTTGTAG